The genomic region ATTTGACATAACGAGACAAACATTCAACAATTTCGACATCCTTATCCCACCACCGAGACCTTCTAATGTTGAGATTTATGTCCGTTGGAATCCTCCACCACATGGTTGGATTCTCCTGAATACGGACGATGCTTCGAAGGGTAATCCAGGACCGGCCTGCGGTGGTGGAGTGTTTCATGATGAGACGGGAAATTTGGGATCAGCTTACTATTTCTCGTGTGGTATTTGCACATCCATGAAGGCTGAACTTCTTGCATTACTTGCCGGGTTGGAAACGGCTAAGTCGATGCATATCCCGAAGCTGCTGATCAACATGGACAACTCTCCATGTGTGAAGTTAATTAATGAGGATCAATTAGTAAGTAATAATCTAAAATTTATCATTGGAAGATGCAAAGAATTGATCTGAAGCACTACTTGGGTGGTGAAGTTGAAGCATGTTTATCGAGAAGCGAATAGAGCTGCGGATATATTAGCTAATCGAGGAATTAATTCAAGTACTATTCCTACTTATGTAGATGTTCCATTTAATGAGTTACGTACTATCCTTTGAAAGGACGTTTTTGGGGTAGCTATTCCTCTTGTAATAGCTAGTAGTTAATTGTATCGGGGTTTTGCCCCTCtttaacaccaaaaaaaaaagtataatctGTATTCCAAAAATGAAAATGTAGAATTATTGTCAGTACGTCCCGTCGTTGATGATAATCCGAAAGTGGGTAACAAAGTTCAAAATGTTTGAGGATCCTTCGGTGCCCATTTATATTTATCACTAAAATATTTGACAATTTCATCTCTTATAGGATTATATATGGTCCGAAGTATGATGGATCGATTGCTGGAGAGCATTTTAATTATAAAGCACATATATTGCAGTAAAGTTTTTACTAATCACTCCGAGAATTTTTTTATAAATCATCGAGATAGATTTATTCGAATTTACCAAATGTAACATAGAAAACTTACAGAACCTAGAAACTAGCTTTCATGACACATTTGAGGTACAAAGGACAAAAACCCATTAGCAACctcaaataaaatattaaaattgaTTTGTTGATGTGCTCCAAGTAAACAAGGGCCTGGGTCATCAATGCTCAATATAGTCATGCAAAATCCTTCATCCACTTTTTTGAATAGATTATTATTGTCCATAACCCAATCGACTTCTCCTTGTTGTCCAATCCCGGCGAAATGAAAACTCATAGAAGGAAATTTTTGAACGTCATAAGGATACGATGAATAACAAAGATCATACGTTTCTAAGTGAAGCTGAGGGTTAGGTTCCCAACCATATTTTTCTCTAAAGTACTTGACCACCGCATCTTTTATAGGATTAAATGCACTTCTTGCTAAGACGGTATGAAGTGCACCCGAGTCTATAATAAACCCTTTAGTATATCCAATTGGATCAAATTCAAAAATAGATGGGTCGATTGATATTCTAACTCCATCGACACTAACTCCATTCAAGTACACATGGTATCTATTCAAATTATTCATAGCGATCGTTTTAACATCCCTAGTAGCATCTCCACTAATTTGTGCTTCGTCACCAAAATACATGTTTGATAATTTCGAACCAGCCGCTAGACAATAAGAAAACCGACCTTTAATTTCATTACGGAATTGTGATAAGAACGATCTAGGACCGACTCCAAGCCCATGTATACCAACTATAATATTTTCACGCATGTTCGTAGAAAAATCAAACCCTTCATTTTGTAGTCCACACCCGAATGCGAAACCATTGAACGGGACACGTTTTCCCGTTATTGTGTCTTGTAAATAAGT from Silene latifolia isolate original U9 population chromosome 3, ASM4854445v1, whole genome shotgun sequence harbors:
- the LOC141648712 gene encoding aspartic proteinase nepenthesin-1-like; this translates as MIPIDSPHLQILPKHATALERRQFLINISTSRVKNYPLRLTPNGLKSPVKLAKDSYYVTKLPLGTGKGLLSPYMVIDTGSDETWVQCEGCDHCFESKYKNFNYKLSPTFSRMGVDDPLCYLRLAYDGSCGLDIKYMDSQSTVGFVGRDVTYLQDTITGKRVPFNGFAFGCGLQNEGFDFSTNMRENIIVGIHGLGVGPRSFLSQFRNEIKGRFSYCLAAGSKLSNMYFGDEAQISGDATRDVKTIAMNNLNRYHVYLNGVSVDGVRISIDPSIFEFDPIGYTKGFIIDSGALHTVLARSAFNPIKDAVVKYFREKYGWEPNPQLHLETYDLCYSSYPYDVQKFPSMSFHFAGIGQQGEVDWVMDNNNLFKKVDEGFCMTILSIDDPGPCLLGAHQQINFNILFEVANGFLSFVPQMCHES